Proteins encoded by one window of Chryseobacterium aquaeductus:
- the paaD gene encoding 1,2-phenylacetyl-CoA epoxidase subunit PaaD, whose amino-acid sequence MNNLLNILSQVPDPEIPVINIVELGIVREAKVTSENSCEITITPTYSACPAMFTIEEDIIKIMKENGWDAKVVTKMFPIWTTDWLTDEAREKLRVYGISPPEKGADENHIGKPKKCPRCGSMNSKQISRFGSTLCKASYQCLDCLEPFDYFKCH is encoded by the coding sequence TTGAATAATTTATTAAACATATTAAGTCAAGTTCCCGATCCGGAAATTCCGGTAATTAATATCGTGGAATTAGGCATTGTAAGAGAAGCCAAAGTTACGAGCGAGAATTCTTGTGAAATAACGATTACGCCGACTTATTCTGCCTGTCCCGCTATGTTCACCATTGAGGAAGACATCATCAAGATCATGAAAGAAAACGGTTGGGATGCTAAAGTCGTTACCAAAATGTTTCCGATCTGGACAACAGATTGGTTGACGGACGAAGCGAGAGAAAAACTCCGTGTGTACGGAATTTCACCTCCAGAAAAAGGCGCAGATGAAAACCATATCGGAAAACCGAAAAAATGTCCGCGTTGCGGCTCGATGAATTCAAAACAGATCAGCAGATTTGGGTCAACTTTATGTAAAGCTTCTTACCAATGTTTAGACTGTTTAGAGCCTTTTGATTATTTTAAATGCCACTAA